Part of the Vicia villosa cultivar HV-30 ecotype Madison, WI unplaced genomic scaffold, Vvil1.0 ctg.000816F_1_1, whole genome shotgun sequence genome, CTTTGTTTTAGGAAGGTTATTCTCAGGTTTGCAAGGTGTAGAGCTTTTCTGCAAGTTGTGTACACCGGAATATTATACTTGAGAAAAGAAATCAATGAAAGGAGATGGCTTCTATAGTCTTGATGATTTTATTGTCCGTGTTTGATGCATTGTTTGATCCATTGTCGATGGTGGACATATAATAGAAATTGGGTTATCCGAAAGTTCTCCACCCCTAACCTGTTCTCCTCTCCTGTCTGTTCGTAGATTCCAGTTTTTGTTGGGGTTGCTCAGCTGATTTTCTAAATTCTCCATTTGTTCATTCAAAGTAGTTAAAGTAGCACTAAAGTCGTTGTAATTCCCTCAAGATTTACTTTGGCCGCCAGTTGATATGTCGTGGGTATCAAGctacagaaaaaagaaaaaacttaCTCTAATGCCAACTGACGCCGTTGGAAACTCGAAAGGAATAGCAAGTGCTAAACCTAGAACAAAATACAAGGTTGCAATCGCAAAACCTGTCAAATAAGCTGGAATccacaaaaaaaaactttggatTTTATTATAATGAAAGATAATCCTTATGGTAACGTCAAAGAtctttaaatacagaaaacaGAGAACTCAAATGGCTTAAAAAATCTACAGACGAATAAATGTGTTGGAATCGTGGGCCAATTCTCTTTTTGAAAAGGTATAACATGAGTCATTCTAACATCAGACGCCAAACTTGCACAAATCCTGCCAAACTATTCCGACGCGCGACTTCTTCTTCAATACGAACGACCAACCCTCCTAGTCCTACATCAAGTTTACAGAAGCAATTAACCGCAAATAAACcgttatttcaattatttttgtaagacacaattttatgtatcaaattttaaatttattttgacaaatagattttttttatgaaaatgtagaacgataaaacacaaaattatattttcttctAAATGTATGTATATGGCTcaatacttaaaaaaaaaaacaaatcaaccgAAATAATCCAAACCacattgatttggtttggttttatttttaaaaatcagtCGAACCAAACTGAACCACGCATATTTTCTATAGTGGTTCGAATAATTTTTAGCGTCAAAACCGCACCGCGAAAACCCATAATGCGTTTCCATTCTTTTCATTAAGCAGTAATAAAAAAATAAGTATGTAAtcgaaaatatattatataagcaAGAGGTATGAAAGGCGTGGTCGTGATAATACGCGTGAGATTCTTTGGTTATATATATAGCTCAcatattatttgttatttttaaaaatagaattcaaattaaatattacatttaaaGAATTGCTAAATTTAAGTTAGGGAAAAAGGGAcatgcattgacagtgtaaaatatttttacactgtcaaacAATCACatccatgtatccaattaaaatataattttaattttaaaaaactaatatgacatgacaagtgtaaggattttgattaGTTGTAggtgtaaaattaatttacacggtaaatgcactacctttaaactctttacgttattatataatttgaaaatagaaatcaaattagattactatttaaaatttcaatgaTACAAAATAACAAGTATCTTAGAAAATATTTCCCAAATGGACAATAGCGTACCACTATAAGCCAATTTGGCAGTTtagtaaattaaaattttaaaaatgaaaatggaaaaaaaatgttAGTTTCACGTAAATAATTTTGATAATTGTGTTTAATGagtcaaattaaatttttttaactatttatatGACATAGcagtataaaattaatttatattaaaaatgattaGAATTAAATGGGATTAATTTGCCAtacataattttcttttttggcaCTATCCATCAGTCACAAATCACTTTATAAAAGATTTGCTTAAAAGTGAAACATTTTCAATAATCCAACATGATAATTGAGTAGTCCATATTCATAAAATCAAATACACAAAATTATTCCCTTCCTTAATGCACTTTATAGAAAAAAATAATCGAATTAAATGTTTATTAAAAATAGTTAGAGATTAAAATGGATACAAAATATACCAAAATCTCAAAAATGCATTAACCTGTCAATTCATTTGTCCTTACATAAATACAGAAACACTTTTCAGATTATCATTACAGACTGAGTGTGTGCTGATTCACCTTCTTCTCTCTCGTTCCAAACTCTATCCTCCTTAATTTCTTCAAACACCAATCCCAGGATGTTGCAGCTTTCTATTCAACGCGGTAATTGTACAATTCATTACGCACTAATCGTTTCTTTGATCGATCATTGCTTCGAATTATGATTCTGATTAagaaagttttgatttttttttttgttatttgtgtTTCAGCAAAGTTGAAGTTTCTCATGCCTGGGATCTCTGTTTTGGGAAATTCTCATTTTTCAACAGCGGCTCATTCATCTTCCAGTAACCGCAATGCTCCGGTAAGTTCAACAAGTTGGAAGGGTTTTTCTATCTTTTAGATTACTATTAGTTATTGAGGTGTTAGTTATACTATATGCTTTAGATCATTATTCTATTTTATGTTATCGAAATTTTCGGAGTGGAAATTGACAATTACATTATTCAATTATGCTAATTCAAGGTGCCTTTGTTGTTAGTGAGTTTTTGTTAATATTCTTTTGATTGTGTTCTATCAGAGGGTTCCGAATCTTATTGGGGGAAAGTTTCTTGACTCAAAAGCATCGAATTTCATCGATGTTATAAACCCGGTAGGTTTTAGTTTTCCTTATAGACTGAGTTTACAGAGTTTACAGTTGTGTGTATTTGTGTTTGTTTGTAGTTTTGAGAAATGTAGACTTCTAATGTTTCTGAAATTCGATCATAGGCAACACAAGAAGTTGTTTCACAAATTCCGTTGACTACGGATGAAGAGTTTAAAGCTGCTGTATCTGCTGCAAAGAAGGCATTTCCAGCATGGCGTAACACTCCGGTTACGACACGTCAACGTGTTATGTTGAAACTCCAGGAGCTCATACGCAGAGATATGGTGAGTATCTTTCAACATTCTAGAAGACATGGTGCATTCTTTTGGAATATTGACACCCCTTctgcctttttatttgttttaggaTAAACTTGCTCTTAATGTGACCACTGAACAAGGAAAGACGCTCAAGGATGCACAAGGAGATGTATTTCGTGGCTTAGGTTGGTCTTTATCATAAGTTGCTTGTTAACATTTTGTAGCAACATCATAATTATTGCGTACTTTTAATTTATATCATTTAGAGGTGGTTGAACATGCTTGTGGAATGGGAACTCTACAAATGGGAGAGTATGTTTCAAATGTATCACACGGGGTCGACACATATAGCGTTAGAGAACCAATTGGTGTTTGTGCTGGAATTTGTCCTTTCAACTTTCCTGCCATGATTCCTCTTTGGGTAAGATGTCTTCTATCTTTTGGCTATTGGATTGATACATTGGCTTTCAGTAATTTGGTTCACCTTTATTTCTTATTTGCTTTCATCTCATCCATATCATCCACCATGTATGAAATAATGAAACAGAAAAACTCTACTTTATATTTTATAGAATTATCTAGAAACAGTTATCGCGAAGAATTTTATATCACCCATCTCCATATGATGGTTAATTCTGTTATAAAAAACTCGAAATGTCTGTCATTTGCAGATGTTTCCTGTGGCTGTTGCATGTGGCAATACCTTTGTTCTAAAACCATCAGAGAAAGACCCAGGTGATGTTCGCATTCTATCAATATCCTTGAATCATCTTCTCAATTTGGAGCATATAGTGTAATACTATAATGGAAAAACTGACTCTATCATTCTTTGTCATTCGGAGCAAGCTTAAGGCATTTCAAATTGTATTGTAAATGCCATGAGTTAGAAATTTAATTAAACTGTTGCCTCTAATATAATCTCTTCTAAAGAAAGTGTTAGGGATTTTGAAAATTgcagattttgaaaattacatgCAGGACACTGAGCAAATTCCAATAAATAGTATTATTgacattcatttttttttcataactTTGTTTCTTGTAGCCTTTCCCAACTTCTAAATTTCACTGTTGTTGGGTGTTATATCTTTACTCCAAAGCACTTAGAGGATGACACATGGTAGTAATCTGAATTTTGTTGTTTTCTTCCAGGTGCTTCTATGATGCTTGCAGAATTGGCATTGGAGGCCGGTTTGCCCGAGGGTGTCTTAAATGTTGTTCATGGAACTCATGTATGTCATCATCCCTTTTTTAACTAAACTTTTGTTGCTCATGCGTTTCTTTTGATACTCATTACTCACTAATCAGATATGCTCATTTTGCATTTGATGAGCTCATCGTATTTCAAGTTTAGTCTGAAAGTTGCATAAAATATTGTACCAAAGAATAATTGATACTATCATAAAATTGATTTCATTCATAAAACAGTTGTTCCATGACTGACGAGTTATTACTTTATGATATGTTTAGAATGAAATAATTGCGCTTTATTTTTCTTATGGATTGATCTTCTTAATTATAATTGGTGACAGGATGTTGTGAATGccatttgtgatgatgatgatattaaaGCCATATCATTTGTTGGTTCTAATGTTGTAAGTGTTCTAATCATTGCTTCATTTTTCACTTCATTGACTTTATTGTTTCTCCTATTGTGACATGTTGTCAGAAAATTGAGTGATTTTTTTTCCGTTCAGTTGTACATAGATAGaaagatgaataaaagagggaaaGTAATTTAAAATCTAAGAATTTGCAAACTATTATCCccctttaaattttattttctgcaaacaCCTATTTGACGTTCTTATTTGTATTAAAGGCCGGAATGCACATATATTCAAGAGCAGCAGCTAAAGGAAAACGTGTTCAGGTAGTAGATGCAATTTGTTTCTCCTCCTCTTTGTGAAATATTCGTTAATGTTCATGTAGTAATATCAAGTATGGTTTGCAGTCTAACATGGGAGCCAAAAATCATGCAATTGTTATGCCAGATGCAAATGTCGATGCCACTGTAAATGCTTTAGTTGCTGCTGGTTTTGGAGCTGCTGGACAGAGGTGCATGGCTCTCAGCACAGTTGTTTTTGTGGGAGGCGCCAAACAATGGTATCATACTCCATTCATTTTTGACTCATTTGTGTTTGCATTTTTTATAATGTGGAGAGTTTTTGCATTTTCTGTATAATCACTAATGATGAATATTTTATCGTAGTTCCACTttcataaaaaaactaaaaagacTGCCTTGAAAAAACAGTGTTCGATATATAAAAATTGGACTACATTGTGTAGAAAAAGCCGCGTACAGTGTTTAAAAATTGGACTACCTTGTATAGGTTCATTGACTTCAACTTTCTTATCTTTTGAccttggaaatttgattttgattatgaacttaatttatttaaataaatgcaTCCTCCGCATTATTTATGCAGGGAAACAAAAATCATAGAGCGTGCGAAAGCTCTTAAAGTAAATGCTGGAACTGAACCTGATGCAGATCTTGGTCCGGTTATCAGCAAACAGGTTAGTTTATGATTCCTCATTTACTTTTTTCCATGGTGCATCTTGACTAAAGTTTGAATAAGAAATCTCAAATGTGTCATTCAAGGGTTACTCCTGTGGCTATTGAATTCAATATCGTTTCCACACCATTTGTTGTATATATTACTATATTTTAGCTATTGAATCCAAAACATTCTTACTGGCTTCACAGGCAAAGGATCGAGTGCACTCATTAGTTCAATCTGGAGTTGAGAGTGGGGCTAAGCTGCTGCTTGATGGAAGAAATATAGTGGTAACTGTTATACCCTTAACTTCCCTTTTCAATGGTCTTATTAAGAGTTTTATTGTATATAATTTGATTCACTGGGTAAAAAAGCTGAACTTCTCAACTGAAAATTACCAGCAACATAAATTGAAACTTTGAATGCATATATCTCTTCTTAACCAACTCGTAAATTTGCAAAGTTCTCCCGCTAAATAGCACATGAAGTAAAAATGCCCAAATGCATTCAAATAAATGGCTTGGCATAAATTTTAAGGATTGCTTATCGATTTTATGTGCATGACAAATAGGTCCCAGGATATGAATCTGGCAATTTTGTTGGCCCAACCATCTTATCAAATATCACTACCAACATGGAGTGCTACAAGGTATTTTCTTTCAATCTCCAATCTCAAGTTTTCTACTAAAAGAATTCCTTCAGAATAGAGAGTTGAGGTTTAGATGTACATTAAACTTAACTGTGTTTATCATGGCAAATGCAGGAGGAGATTTTTGGCCCGGTTCTTCTTTTTATGGAGGTGTGTCTCTTTATTTCTTCCTTagaatttcattattttattcaaaaataccaaaaataaattttttggtTAAATATTTTCTGATTACattgtttttctattttgttttaatcttCAGGCTGATAGCTTGGAAGAGGCCATTAacattatcaacaaaaacaagtaCTAACTCACCATGCCGCCATTGTCATTGCCTTTTGTTAAACTGCTATATATTTGTTTCTAATTACTCTAACCTTTCTAACAGGTATGGAAATGGTGCTTCTATATTTACTACTTCCGGTGTCGCTGCAAGGAAATTTCAGACCGAGATTGAGGCCGGGCAGGTAAAATATACTACTTGGAAACACGTCAACAAATAATAATGCTTGTAAATTTCAACCAATATATGCATTAGGAGGTGTTATTTGTTAACCAACCACATTGCATTTTAACATGAATCTTGGACCAGGTTGGAGTCAATGTTCCTATTCCAGTTCCTTTGCCATTTTTCTCGTTTACTGGCAACAAGGCCTCATTTGCTGGCGATCTCAATTTCTACGGTAGAGTGATTCATTCAAAAATCTGACTCTTATGCAATAATTTATCACTTCCATTATTTTAGAGTTACATTTTTCTTATTATATAGGCTATAGTGTTTGATTTGAACTTGATATTATGCTTTGTTGAATTGCAGGCAAGGCAGGGGTTAACTTTTTTACACAAATCAAAACAATAACTCAGCAGTGGAAGGATTCAGTAGGTGGTAGCAAGATTAACATGGCAATGCCAACCTCTCAAAAATCTTGATTACCATAGTCATGTGTAtaattttcttttctgttttggAATCTTTGTCCTCTTCAATAAAATGCCAAGCTTTGTACtcgttatttattttcttttctttcttctcatGCTTTTGATTCCCGAATTTTCTTTTCCATTAACATTATATCCATCCAGCATAAAGTGTCCAATAAATTGCTTCAGGTTTACCTTGAAAGCTGACCCAAAAGATAAATATACTTGAAAACTCAATGGTTGAAAACCCATTTAAACTCTTTCTAATAGGATTCTTAGAATGGGTTCTTAACTTTCAAATTTGTTTTTAGCTTCCACAGAatgtgaaaaaaagaaagaaatgatttgacATGAGTAAATTTATTCTTGTGAAATGATTTGACAGGAGTAAATTTATTCTTGTTTTTAGAAATAACATTTTCTAAACTTACTTTTCAAATATTACTATTATAAACCAGAACTCAACTTCTAGTCTTTTTctcgaaaataaaataaaaaattatgtcaGTTTTATGAAAATTAGTTTCACTAAAATCTCAAAATGAAAGTACTTCCATTTAAGAAAGCTCTGCAACAATGTCAAGGAGGCTTCATACCCAAATTCCCCTTTTCAGCTTAATTTCATGCAATGCCAATGCCCCTAAGGTTATTTAAACTATCAACTTTGCTTTGCATGTTAGCCAAATGCTTCTTCCCATTTAAGTGAGAGACAATATTGTTCTCACAATGAAGGACAGCATTACAGACTCTACACATTAATTTGGAATTATGTATGCCAACAGGCTCAGACATGCTCTTTTGTAGTTTCTCCACCTTATTATCCAACACTACCTTCAGCACTTTGTTAACAATACCATCTCCATTCTTGACCTTGGAATTTAACACATTGTTAACACTCTTCTGTTTCACATCCTCTTCTTTGTTAACAATACCATCTCCATTCTTGACCTTGGAACTTAAAATATTGTTAACATTCTTCTGTTTCACCTCCTCTTTGGGCTGATagattttcagcttctgcagAGCAGTTTGCCTCTTTGCTTTCAAAGCTGCTTCATAACTAGCCATGTGTTTCTTCCCTTTGAGGTGCGAAAACAAGGTTGCCTCGCTCGATGTTGTTACCAAACATAAAGCACAAGTCCACTCTTTCTGCACTTCCTTCAGAGTAGAAGAACTCTGAGGAATCTCTCCACCAGCTCTGGCACTCTCAGCTGTTCCTTTGGTTTCTACTACGGCTGATGATGATGCTTTTTGACTTGCCACAGGATTAGCATAGGTTCTCTAGCAACAACAGCAACGGCCACAAAAATCATGAGCACATCGAGACAATTTATATATAGTAAAAATATACTTGTAAGCCTAAATATTTCACAATTGGCTTCCTTTGGAAGATTTCTTTTTGAGTGAATGAGACTAATTCTACAGTGCACAATTTTGTTTTCTGCAACTGAATCATTAAGTTCCACCCACCATATATCACTTGATCCAATTGTGGAACTTATATTGATCTAACTATAGAAACAAACTTGTGCATGGTACAACACTTAATTTACTTATGCACAATGGAACTAGCTTATGAATGAATCCTTACTTGCTTGGTTGCAGgaatttctttttttcctttgatGTCTTTGTGTTCTGTTTGGAGTCTTTGATCGCTATTTGTCTGCACAAGAAACTCCTTCATTAAGTACTCTAAATGTCACCATGTGACTGAGACGTGTAGATTGACTCATACAAGAACTAGTAACAAGAATTATAATAATTTCACAATACTTAAATATCAAAATATGACCTTTACCATTTGTTTATTATCCGTAGCTAAGATTTCATTTTTCACTTCTGCGTCCTTTTGCTTCTGAAGAGTAGGTTGCTTCTTTGCTATTAAAGCTTCAGCTGCAGCCCTGTGTCTCCTTCCACTGAGGTGGGAATTCAAGGTTATCTCACTCGATGTTGTTACCAAACATAAAGCACAAGTCCACTCTTTCTGCATTTCCTTCTGTATAGAAGAACTCTGAGGAACCTCTCCACCAGCTCTGTCACTCTCCGCAGTTCCTTTGGTTATCCCTGTGGCTGGTGAGGCACAACTCCACACTTTCTGCATTTCCTTCTGTGTAGAAGAACTCTGAGGAACCTCTCCACCAGCTCTACCACTCTCTACAGTTCCTTTGGTTACTCCTGTGGCTGATGATGTACTTTGACTTGGCCCAACTTTAGGCATGACGGGAATATCCTGCAACATTCAAATATTAACATGAGACTAAATACTTCATGCAAGGTGGCCCAATATAATTGGAAGAATACACAGTTCACACACTTCACACAGTTCAAAGACTGTCATATGAATGATATACAACCACTATAGCAGTCATTTAAAAGGAGTTTGTGGCAATATATTAATTGTAGATAAAAATGAAGAAACGCCTCAAATAAAAGTACAATTAGTCTAAAACGCTGTAACATCAACAAACCAACAAAAATCATGGTCACATCCACACATTTATATGCACTTGTAAGACTAAACCTTTCACAAATGACATCTTAGAAAGCCTCCAGTATAAAAAATAACTGTGCTTGGGATATTTCTGTTAGGAGTGAATACGAGTGAAGTCTTACTTGCTTGGCATCAGGAGTTTCTCTTACTTGCTTGGTAGCAGGAGTTTCTCTTTTCTCAATAGCCTCCATATCTTTGAAGTCTAGGTGCTCAATTTGG contains:
- the LOC131631378 gene encoding uncharacterized protein LOC131631378 isoform X2, which translates into the protein MMLHTAFSWFLKLAFKFLHHFAWPLLALVYPLCASIQAIETDSYAETKNLISYWILLSFIYLFEYAFINLLPWLRVWLYIKLMIIFLLTIPDFGRASYVYNNVIRPMKLQIVVWRFSNYWRKCFVEKDEFLMHAERYVKENGTQALEKLIASKNTIPRLDAEVTNEIISTDNKEMLKTNGERLQIEHLDFKDMEAIEKRETPATKQVRETPDAKQDIPVMPKVGPSQSTSSATGVTKGTVESGRAGGEVPQSSSTQKEMQKVWSCASPATGITKGTAESDRAGGEVPQSSSIQKEMQKEWTCALCLVTTSSEITLNSHLSGRRHRAAAEALIAKKQPTLQKQKDAEVKNEILATDNKQMTNSDQRLQTEHKDIKGKKEIPATKQRTYANPVASQKASSSAVVETKGTAESARAGGEIPQSSSTLKEVQKEWTCALCLVTTSSEATLFSHLKGKKHMASYEAALKAKRQTALQKLKIYQPKEEVKQKNVNNILSSKVKNGDGIVNKEEDVKQKSVNNVLNSKVKNGDGIVNKVLKVVLDNKVEKLQKSMSEPVGIHNSKLMCRVCNAVLHCENNIVSHLNGKKHLANMQSKVDSLNNLRGIGIA
- the LOC131631378 gene encoding uncharacterized protein LOC131631378 isoform X1 — its product is MMLHTAFSWFLKLAFKFLHHFAWPLLALVYPLCASIQAIETDSYAETKNLISYWILLSFIYLFEYAFINLLPWLRVWLYIKLMIIFLLTIPDFGRASYVYNNVIRPMKLQIVVWRFSNYWRKCFVEKDEFLMHAERYVKENGTQALEKLIASKNTIPRLDAEVTNEIISTDNKEMLKTNGERLQIEHLDFKDMEAIEKRETPATKQVRETPDAKQDIPVMPKVGPSQSTSSATGVTKGTVESGRAGGEVPQSSSTQKEMQKVWSCASPATGITKGTAESDRAGGEVPQSSSIQKEMQKEWTCALCLVTTSSEITLNSHLSGRRHRAAAEALIAKKQPTLQKQKDAEVKNEILATDNKQMVKTNSDQRLQTEHKDIKGKKEIPATKQRTYANPVASQKASSSAVVETKGTAESARAGGEIPQSSSTLKEVQKEWTCALCLVTTSSEATLFSHLKGKKHMASYEAALKAKRQTALQKLKIYQPKEEVKQKNVNNILSSKVKNGDGIVNKEEDVKQKSVNNVLNSKVKNGDGIVNKVLKVVLDNKVEKLQKSMSEPVGIHNSKLMCRVCNAVLHCENNIVSHLNGKKHLANMQSKVDSLNNLRGIGIA
- the LOC131631379 gene encoding methylmalonate-semialdehyde dehydrogenase [acylating], mitochondrial-like — encoded protein: MLQLSIQRAKLKFLMPGISVLGNSHFSTAAHSSSSNRNAPRVPNLIGGKFLDSKASNFIDVINPATQEVVSQIPLTTDEEFKAAVSAAKKAFPAWRNTPVTTRQRVMLKLQELIRRDMDKLALNVTTEQGKTLKDAQGDVFRGLEVVEHACGMGTLQMGEYVSNVSHGVDTYSVREPIGVCAGICPFNFPAMIPLWMFPVAVACGNTFVLKPSEKDPGASMMLAELALEAGLPEGVLNVVHGTHDVVNAICDDDDIKAISFVGSNVAGMHIYSRAAAKGKRVQSNMGAKNHAIVMPDANVDATVNALVAAGFGAAGQRCMALSTVVFVGGAKQWETKIIERAKALKVNAGTEPDADLGPVISKQAKDRVHSLVQSGVESGAKLLLDGRNIVVPGYESGNFVGPTILSNITTNMECYKEEIFGPVLLFMEADSLEEAINIINKNKYGNGASIFTTSGVAARKFQTEIEAGQVGVNVPIPVPLPFFSFTGNKASFAGDLNFYGKAGVNFFTQIKTITQQWKDSVGGSKINMAMPTSQKS